In Monodelphis domestica isolate mMonDom1 chromosome 4, mMonDom1.pri, whole genome shotgun sequence, one DNA window encodes the following:
- the LOC103103509 gene encoding microtubule-associated serine/threonine-protein kinase 3-like produces the protein MKYLSDKIYVCRSLTLSSRNGYRKNLGMETPSPTLSQSLSPVSTPTAGSSPLDNPKTFLASVTVNFPFSQRDDSQGWSLASQERLHQLPHQPTADELHFISKHFHSSESRMGRVNEDRGPRSPSVRSRSRSLSPRRTIGASDNEVVLMNHIYKERFPKATAQMEEQLQDIITTFSPSNTLALADGVLGFIHHQIVELARDCLAKAREDLVTSHYFLELQEKLEKMLQDAHERSESQEVTFIGQLVRKLLIVISRPARLLECLEFDPEEFYHLLEAAEGRVREGQGIKTDIPRYIIDQLRLTKDPQEEMVHLGPLGAGSLTATEGRDPPENQTLTVPCWGKPCESDFETIKMISNGAYGAVYLVRHRETRQRFALKKINKQNLVLRNEIQQVFVERDILTFAENPFVVSMFCSFETRKHLCMVMEYVEGGDCATLLKNMGPLPVDMARMYFSETVLALEYLHNYGIVHRDLKPDNLLITSLGHIKLTDFGLSKIGLMSMTTNLYEEHIEKDTREFVDKQVCGTPEYIAPEVILRQGYGKPVDWWAMGIILYEFLVGCVPFFGDTPEELFSQVISDDILWPEGDEALPADAQDLITKLLRQSPLERLGTGGAYEVKQHPFFNLDWTGLLRQKAEFIPELAAEDDTSYFDTRSERYCHLESEDEETNNEESTKEIPQFFSCSKRFSEFYNSSKFVAVKSNVSFSERSYSDDREDKLEKRDRDLEEEEKTRPLNTEVRVRSKESPGSPCDSTSFSSQPELNQSPSILSNTYSLDPMPKFALSDDECPRLGPSKPERLIFVMGEQENPMKETAKASSLTVGVSSLNHVGLRSNSLGVKNSKPWSLEGDRMGQRLGSQKETLEKQKSYPGEVRVPKSASVSALSLLITSDDCRNGILRSPISPNSLSPNSSSPDSSPSCDSLIGITSLQPPIIIHSSRKKFGFSLRAIRVYQRDSDIYTVHHVVQGVEDGSPAQKAGLRTGELITHINGESVLGLVHIEVVELLLKSNNKISLRTTPLENTSINVGPARKYSYKSRMARYKKSRKWKSKARRKCLFKKISKQSTILHTSPSFSSGLHHALFSSRSLPGSPRHSLSPGLSTLYNSPTPSSQKASPSSSTPTSPVGYIRPSSLYRLTSNLGSQPYKVGGRKSISSITSPPLCSPSPGFQPPSPQKSPSPLPSFPKKLYAFQDETLSSPMITKQISWPSNADSPLSPFLKQGHSAHKIATSLGEKMPLRGLRLILEMLTGDRDGLEETSIQAFSGAGSGSLGDHSRSSYTGTANWRRDWTGDQYKLDPKVLVKRHLNISEHPDSFKKRTVQEMSFDEPEPPSLGDEGSYRKESQVKLRGLQLGVQKQEDKVLEPGSEEWECQGSYHSFQLVAEVYTEEVDGTKAEECKSLLSQGQDSRNSRDLSSGQLQLSKAGQALWTLLQAAKSLPILKFLRGQKLAELELQTPRSSHQDSKDKKDWDQR, from the exons atgaaatatctGTCAGACAAGATCTATGTGTGCAGAAGTCTGACCCTTTCTAGTAGGAA CGGCTACAGGAAAAATCTAGGGATGGAGACGCCCTCCCCAACCCTTTCCCAATCTCTGTCCCCGGTCTCTACGCCTACGGCAGGCAGCAGCCCCTTAGATAATCCTAAAACCTTCTTGGCCAGCGTGACTGTAAATTTCCCCTTCTCACAAAGAGATGATAGCCAGGGATGGTCCCTCGCTTCTCAAGAGCGGCTGCACCAGCTGCCACACCAGCCTACGGCAGATGAGCTCCACTTTATTTCCAAGCACTTTCATAGCTCTGAGAGCAGAATGGGAAGAGTGAATGAAGATCGGGGCCCACGCTCCCCCAGCGTGCGGTCTCGTTCCCGCAGCCTCAGCCCTAGGCGAACCATTGGAGCCTCTGACAATGAGGTTGTCTTGATGAATCACATCTACAAAGAGCGATTCCCTAAGGCCACCGCACAGATGGAGGAGCAGCTGCAGGACATCATCAccactttctctccctccaacaCTCTGGCCCTGGCCGATGGGGTCCTGGGCTTCATTCACCACCAGATAGTGGAGCTGGCTCGAGACTGCCTGGCCAAGGCCCGGGAAGACTTAGTCACCTCCCACTACTTCTTGGAGCTTCAGGAAAAGCTAGAGAAGATGTTGCAAGATGCCCATGAACGCTCAGAGAGCCAAGAGGTCACATTCATTGGCCAGCTGGTTCGAAAGCTCTTGATTGTTATCTCACGTCCAGCTCGTCTCCTGGAATGCCTAGAATTTGACCCGGAAGAGTTCTACCACCTTCTGGAAGCAGCGGAAGGACGTGTCCGGGAGGGTCAGGGCATCAAGACAGACATTCCTCGATACATCATTGATCAGCTGAGACTCACCAAGGACCCTCAAGAGGAGATGGTGCACCTGGGTCCTCTGGGTGCTGGCTCCTTGACTGCAACTGAGGGCAGAGACCCACCAGAGAACCAAACTCTCACTGTCCCTTGCTGGGGGAAACCCTGTGAGAGTGATTTTGAGACCATTAAGATGATCAGCAACGGTGCATATGGGGCTGTGTATCTGGTCAGGCACCGGGAGACCCGCCAGCGCTTTGCTCTCAAGAAGATCAACAAGCAGAACTTAGTGCTACGGAACGAGATCCAGCAAGTGTTTGTGGAGCGAGACATCCTCACCTTTGCTGAGAACCCCTTTGTAGTCAGTATGTTTTGCTCCTTTGAGACCCGAAAGCACCTCTGCATGGTCATGGAGTATGTGGAAGGTGGAGACTGCGCCACGCTGCTGAAGAATATGGGCCCTCTCCCCGTTGACATGGCCCGGATGTACTTCTCAGAGACTGTCCTGGCCTTGGAGTATCTACATAATTATGGCATCGTGCACCGAGACCTCAAGCCAGATAACCTGTTAATCACATCCCTAGGCCACATCAAACTGACAGACTTCGGGCTGTCCAAGATCGGGCTGATGAGTATGACCACAAATCTGTATGAGGAGCACATCGAAAAGGACACCAGGGAGTTTGTCGACAAGCAGGTCTGTGGTACCCCTGAGTACATTGCGCCTGAAGTGATCCTCCGACAAGGCTATGGGAAACCGGTGGATTGGTGGGCCATGGGCATCATCCTCTATGAATTTCTCGTGGGCTGTGTCCCTTTCTTTGGTGACACCCCTGAGGAACTTTTTAGCCAGGTCATCAGTGATGACATCCTCTGGCCAGAGGGAGACGAGGCGCTCCCTGCAGATGCTCAGGACCTGATCACAAAGTTGTTGAGACAAAGTCCCCTGGAGAGATTAGGCACTGGGGGTGCCTACGAGGTGAAGCAGCACCCATTCTTCAACCTCGACTGGACGGGTCTCCTACGACAGAAGGCAGAATTCATCCCTGAGTTGGCAGCGGAAGATGACACTAGCTACTTTGACACTCGTTCTGAACGGTACTGTCACCTAGAGTCAGAGGATGAGGAAACAAATAATGAGGAATCGACCAAAGAGATCCCTCAGTTTTTTTCCTGCTCAAAACGGTTCAGTGAGTTTTATAACAGTTCCAAATTCGTTGCTGTTAAGTCAAACGTGAGCTTTTCTGAGAGAAGCTACAGTGACGACAGAGAAGACAAATTGGAAAAAAGGGATCGCGatttagaagaggaagaaaagacacGCCCTTTGAATACTGAAGTCAGGGTGAGATCCAAGGAGTCGCCTGGCTCCCCGTGTGACTCCACCTCCTTCTCCTCCCAGCCTGAGCTGAACCAGAGCCCCTCTATCCTGAGCAACACTTACAGTCTGGACCCCATGCCCAAGTTTGCCCTCTCCGACGATGAATGTCCCAGACTGGGACCTTCAAAACCTGAAAGGCTGATTTTTGTGATGGGGGAACAAGAGAACCCAATGAAAGAAACAGCCAAAGCGTCTTCCCTCACAGTCGGTGTTTCAAGCCTCAATCACGTCGGATTACGAAGTAATAGTCTAGGGGTGAAGAACTCCAAGCCTTGGAGCCTGGAAGGTGACAGGATGGGCCAAAGACTcggtagccagaaagaaacactTGAGAAACAGAAGTCGTACCCCGGGGAAGTCCGGGTACCCAAATCAGCCTCTGTCTCAGCTCTCTCTCTGCTCATCACTTCTGATGACTGCAGAAATGGGATCCTCAGGAGCCCCATCTCCCCGAATTCCCTCTCCCCCAACTCCTCCTCCCCAGACTCCTCCCCAAGCTGTGACTCCTTAATTGGCATCACCAGCCTGCAGCCACCCATCATCATCCACAGTTCTAGGAAAAAGTTTGGCTTTAGTCTGAGGGCTATCCGTGTCTACCAGAGAGACAGCGATATCTACACAGTGCACCACGTGGTTCAGGGTGTGGAGGACGGCAGTCCGGCACAAAAAGCCGGACTGAGGACTGGAGAACTCATCACGCATATCAACGGAGAGTCGGTGCTTGGCCTGGTTCACATAGAAGTAGTGGAACTGCTGCTCAAGAGCAATAACAAGATCTCCCTTAGAACCACCCCCCTGGAGAACACATCCATCAATGTTGGCCCAGCCCGGAAATACAGCTACAAAAGCAGGATGGCCCGCTACAAGAAGAGCAGGAAGTGGAAGAGTAAAGCCAGGAGGAAGTGTCTCTTTAAGAAGATCTCCAAGCAGTCCACAATATTACACACAAGTCCAAGTTTCTCTTCTGGGCTCCACCACGCCTTGTTTTCTAGCAGGAGCCTTCCTGGCTCTCCAAGGCACAGTCTCTCTCCTGGACTTTCCACCCTGTACAACAGCCCTACTCCTTCTTCACAAAAGGCTTCTCCCTCTTCCAGCACTCCTACCTCTCCAGTGGGCTACATTAGGCCAAGTTCCTTATACAGGCTAACATCCAATCTGGGAAGCCAACCATATAAAGTTGGTGGAAGGAAATCAATAAGCAgcatcacttcacccccactctGTAGTCCCTCCCCAGGATTCCAACCCCCATCACCACAGAAATCCCCATCTCCTTTACCAAGTTTCCCCAAAAAACTTTATGCCTTCCAGGATGAAACGTTGTCCTCCCCTATGATCACCAAGCAAATATCTTGGCCATCCAATGCTGATAGCCCCCTATCTCCTTTCCTCAAGCAAGGGCACTCTGCTCACAAAATTGCCACCTCCTTGGGGGAAAAGATGCCATTGAGGGGCCTTAGACTCATACTTGAAATGCTGACAGGAGACAGAGATGGCCTCGAGGAGACTTCAATCCAGGCCTTCTCAGGGGCTGGGAGTGGTAGTCTGGGAGACCACAGCAGGTCTAGCTACACTGGTACAGCGAACTGGAGGAGAGACTGGACAGGAGATCAATATAAGCTGGACCCAAAGGTGTTGGTCAAGAGACACCTGAATATTTCAGAGCACCCAGACTCTTTCAAAAAACGAACAGTCCAGGAAATGAGCTTTGATGAGCCAGAGCCCCCAAGCTTGGGGGATGAGGGCTCCTACAGGAAGGAGAGCCAGGTAAAACTGAGGGGACTGCAGCTGGGGGTACAAAAGCAAGAGGACAAGGTACTTGAACCAGGTTCAGAGGAGTGGGAATGTCAGGGCTCTTATCATTCCTTCCAGCTGGTGGCTGAGGTCTACACTGAAGAGGTGGATGGAACCAAAGCAGAGGAATGCAAGAGTCTCTTGTCCCAGGGTCAGGACAGCAGGAATTCAAGGGACTTGAGTTCTGGGCAGTTGCAGCTTTCTAAGGCTGGTCAGGCTCTTTGGACTTTACTGCAAGCTGCCAAGTCCCTACCCATCCTCAAATTCTTGAGAGGCCAGAAGCTGGCAGAACTTGAACTTCAAACTCCCAGATCAAGTCATCAAGACTCAAAAGATAAAAAGGACTGGGATCAGAGATAG